A window of the Deinococcus sp. YIM 134068 genome harbors these coding sequences:
- a CDS encoding potassium/proton antiporter, which produces MAEVHAELYLLAAGVLLIVSLVVSRLGGRLGVPGLLLFLGVGMAAGSDGLGIQFSDYRLSQALGTLALCFILFQGGLVTNWQITRPVVKRGLSLATLGVLVTAGVMAAFTHYAFGFPWLDAWLLGAIVSSTDASAVFSVLKERNLGLKGDIDPLLEFESGGNDPMAVFLTVGIIELISEPDLGVLDIVPLFLQEMVLGAVLGVVLGRAALWILNRVQLQFEGLYSVLSLALALTIFSGTAVVGGSGFLAIYIAGVILGNADFIHKRSLLSFHDGLAWLMQVGMFLTLGLLVNPRELVPTAGLALACALVLVFVARPVSVYVSLARARMPLNEKTMVAWVGLRGAVPIVLATFPLLAGVPQAQTLFNIVFFIVLTSVLLQGTTLTLVARWLGVRETLPPRASYPITYTPTGHNKNEMVEVEVRPGSDADGTRIVDLHLPPEALVILIHRAGEFLIPKGATELVAGDSVLVLAGEAELRDVRRRLGTGTQAATARGVR; this is translated from the coding sequence ATGGCTGAGGTCCACGCCGAGCTGTACCTCCTCGCGGCGGGCGTGCTGCTCATCGTCAGCCTCGTCGTGAGTCGGCTGGGCGGGCGGCTGGGGGTGCCGGGGCTGCTGCTCTTCCTGGGGGTGGGCATGGCCGCCGGGTCGGACGGGCTGGGCATCCAGTTCTCCGACTACCGGCTCTCGCAGGCGCTGGGCACGCTGGCGCTGTGCTTCATCCTATTTCAGGGCGGCCTCGTCACCAACTGGCAGATCACCCGCCCGGTCGTGAAGCGGGGGCTGAGCCTGGCGACGCTCGGCGTGCTCGTCACGGCGGGAGTGATGGCCGCCTTTACCCACTACGCCTTCGGCTTTCCGTGGTTGGACGCCTGGCTGCTGGGAGCCATCGTGAGCAGCACGGACGCCTCGGCGGTGTTCTCGGTCCTCAAGGAACGCAACCTGGGTCTCAAGGGCGACATCGACCCCCTGCTGGAGTTCGAGTCGGGCGGCAACGACCCGATGGCCGTCTTCCTCACGGTGGGCATCATCGAGCTGATCTCGGAGCCGGACCTCGGCGTGCTGGACATCGTGCCCCTCTTCCTTCAGGAGATGGTGCTGGGGGCCGTCCTCGGTGTGGTACTGGGGCGGGCGGCGCTGTGGATTCTGAACCGGGTGCAGCTCCAGTTCGAGGGGCTGTACTCGGTCCTGAGCCTCGCGCTCGCCCTGACGATCTTCAGCGGGACGGCGGTGGTGGGCGGCAGCGGCTTTCTCGCCATCTACATCGCGGGCGTCATCCTCGGCAACGCCGACTTCATCCACAAGCGCAGCCTGCTGTCCTTCCACGATGGGCTGGCGTGGCTGATGCAGGTGGGGATGTTCCTCACGCTGGGGCTGCTCGTCAACCCGCGCGAGCTGGTGCCGACCGCCGGGCTGGCGCTCGCGTGCGCGCTCGTGCTCGTCTTCGTGGCGCGGCCCGTCAGCGTGTATGTCAGCCTCGCGCGGGCGCGGATGCCCCTCAACGAGAAGACGATGGTGGCGTGGGTCGGTCTGCGCGGGGCGGTGCCCATCGTCCTCGCCACCTTCCCGCTGCTGGCGGGGGTGCCGCAGGCGCAGACCCTGTTCAACATCGTCTTTTTCATCGTGCTGACGAGCGTGCTGCTGCAAGGCACCACCCTCACTCTCGTCGCCCGCTGGCTCGGCGTGCGCGAGACGCTCCCTCCCCGCGCCAGCTACCCCATCACCTACACGCCCACGGGCCACAACAAGAACGAGATGGTGGAGGTGGAGGTCCGCCCCGGCAGCGACGCCGACGGCACCCGCATCGTGGACCTGCACCTGCCACCCGAGGCGCTCGTCATCCTGATTCACCGCGCCGGGGAGTTCCTGATTCCGAAGGGCGCGACCGAGCTGGTGGCGGGCGACAGCGTGCTCGTGCTGGCGGGTGAGGCGGAGTTGCGGGACGTACGGCGGCGGCTGGGGACGGGCACGCAGGCGGCGACGGCACGCGGGGTGCGGTAG